A DNA window from Aureibaculum sp. 2308TA14-22 contains the following coding sequences:
- a CDS encoding acetate/propionate family kinase — protein MRILIINAGSSSIKFQLIAMPSEKVLCQGVVERIGEKDAIFKYKTDTSDLHEVDEINSHKVGLHKISDYLLDPKIGIIKDTKEIDAIGHRVVHGGNTFSDTTLITEEVKNKIKALNPLAPLHNPHNLEGIVLTEQIFPDAKQIAVFDTAFHQTIPIKAKKYAIPNQYYDEHNIQLYGFHGTSHKYVTEKALNYLKKGNSKIITVHLGNGCSITAVKDGKSIDHSLGFAPSNGLIMGSRSGDIDHSIIFYLVNNLGYSLNEVNKMLTKKSGMLGLTGFNDLREIEVHAQNGNRECILALEMNAYHIQKYIGAYAAAMNGLDAIVFTAGIGENSSTLRAMICSHMDYLGIHLDDAKNDVRSKKLKEINTEASKVKILVIPTNEEVEIAKQAFQLCN, from the coding sequence ATGAGAATATTAATTATTAATGCGGGCAGTTCTTCCATTAAATTTCAACTGATTGCAATGCCTTCTGAAAAAGTGCTTTGCCAAGGCGTTGTAGAACGTATTGGAGAAAAAGATGCTATTTTCAAATATAAAACCGATACTTCCGACCTCCATGAAGTAGATGAGATCAATTCACATAAAGTAGGCTTGCACAAAATTTCCGATTACCTTTTGGATCCAAAAATCGGGATTATAAAAGATACCAAGGAAATTGACGCTATTGGGCATAGGGTTGTACATGGCGGCAATACTTTTTCGGACACCACGCTAATTACCGAAGAAGTAAAAAATAAAATAAAGGCCTTGAACCCACTAGCACCATTGCACAATCCACATAACCTGGAGGGCATTGTGCTCACGGAACAAATTTTTCCCGATGCCAAACAAATTGCGGTATTTGATACGGCTTTCCATCAGACCATTCCAATCAAGGCAAAAAAATACGCTATACCAAACCAGTACTATGATGAGCATAATATTCAGTTGTACGGTTTTCATGGCACAAGCCATAAGTATGTAACGGAAAAGGCACTTAACTATCTTAAAAAAGGGAATTCAAAAATAATTACCGTCCATTTAGGTAATGGGTGCAGTATTACCGCCGTAAAAGATGGAAAGAGTATAGATCATAGTCTTGGGTTTGCCCCTTCAAATGGTTTAATAATGGGTTCAAGAAGTGGTGATATTGACCATTCCATTATATTTTATTTGGTGAACAATTTAGGGTATAGCCTTAACGAGGTAAACAAAATGTTGACCAAAAAAAGTGGAATGCTCGGTCTAACAGGTTTTAACGATTTAAGAGAAATTGAAGTCCACGCCCAAAATGGAAATAGGGAATGTATTTTGGCATTAGAAATGAACGCTTACCACATACAAAAATATATAGGTGCTTACGCAGCAGCTATGAACGGATTAGATGCTATTGTTTTTACTGCCGGAATTGGTGAAAATTCAAGTACTCTAAGGGCAATGATTTGTAGTCATATGGACTATTTAGGGATACATTTAGATGATGCTAAAAATGATGTTAGGTCTAAAAAATTGAAAGAAATTAATACTGAAGCATCAAAAGTGAAAATTCTAGTAATTCCTACCAATGAAGAAGTTGAAATTGCAAAACAAGCTTTTCAGCTCTGTAACTAA
- the cls gene encoding cardiolipin synthase: MLTAFIIIYVISAFIAIGSIILYGSNPSRSLGWILVIIFIPYAGVLLYLLFGINRREFKIFTLKHTLERRLYDHKHLKHNSSENKVLFTSSKKVRLASLLENSSNFPPIDGNKITVLSNGASTYSTMFSKLENAKKFIHIQFYIFEDGDILEKLYQIFKQKIKEGVEVRLIYDFIGSFELKRKSIKRFKALGVKVYPILPFKFGSILFTLNFRNHRKILIIDGEVGFTGGVNISDKYVSSQSDLGIWDDEHLCIEGPAVESLHNIFIKDYYFASHDESLLEEKYHPKIAKRGDSIVQIVASGPDSNYPTILHQYLKLINIADDCIYIANPYFMPSRPLLEAIKIAALAGIEIKLLIPEKSDSKLAKYSMQSYFFELLKVGIEIYQSSNFLHSKIIISDKEIASVGSGNFDHRSFEQNFETNALIYDKNVATAIADNFLKDCEKSSLLTLEEHSSRPFYNKIFEGIARLFSPLL; the protein is encoded by the coding sequence ATGCTTACTGCTTTTATTATCATTTATGTTATTTCAGCTTTTATAGCAATTGGCAGCATAATCCTTTACGGCTCTAACCCTTCTAGGTCTTTAGGGTGGATATTGGTGATTATTTTTATACCCTATGCAGGAGTTCTACTTTATTTGTTGTTTGGTATTAACAGAAGGGAATTTAAAATTTTTACATTAAAACATACTTTAGAGAGAAGGTTATATGATCATAAACATCTAAAACATAATTCTTCAGAAAATAAGGTTTTATTCACTTCTTCAAAGAAAGTAAGATTAGCATCTTTACTTGAAAACAGTTCAAATTTTCCGCCAATAGATGGTAATAAAATTACGGTATTAAGCAATGGAGCAAGTACATACTCAACCATGTTTAGTAAATTGGAAAACGCTAAAAAATTTATACATATCCAATTTTATATTTTTGAGGACGGTGACATATTAGAAAAATTGTACCAAATATTTAAACAAAAAATAAAGGAGGGTGTAGAAGTTCGATTGATTTACGATTTTATAGGAAGTTTTGAATTGAAAAGAAAATCAATAAAAAGGTTTAAAGCATTAGGTGTAAAAGTTTATCCAATATTGCCATTTAAATTTGGAAGTATTTTATTTACCTTGAATTTTAGAAACCACAGAAAAATTTTAATTATAGATGGTGAAGTTGGTTTTACAGGCGGTGTAAACATAAGTGATAAATATGTCAGTTCTCAATCAGATTTAGGTATTTGGGACGATGAGCATTTGTGCATTGAAGGACCAGCTGTTGAAAGTTTGCACAATATTTTTATTAAAGATTATTATTTTGCCTCTCATGATGAATCATTGTTAGAAGAAAAATACCATCCTAAAATAGCTAAAAGAGGGGACTCAATAGTTCAGATTGTTGCAAGTGGCCCAGATTCAAATTACCCTACCATTTTACATCAGTATTTAAAACTGATAAATATAGCAGATGATTGTATCTATATTGCCAACCCATATTTTATGCCATCTAGACCTTTATTGGAAGCCATTAAAATAGCAGCTTTAGCTGGGATTGAAATTAAATTATTGATACCTGAAAAGTCTGATTCTAAACTTGCAAAATATAGTATGCAGTCATATTTTTTCGAATTGCTTAAAGTTGGTATAGAAATTTACCAAAGCAGTAACTTTTTACATAGTAAGATTATTATTTCAGACAAGGAAATAGCCTCTGTAGGCTCTGGTAATTTTGACCATAGAAGCTTTGAACAGAATTTTGAGACCAATGCACTTATTTATGATAAAAACGTTGCCACTGCTATTGCCGATAATTTTTTAAAAGACTGTGAAAAAAGTAGTTTATTAACATTAGAAGAGCATAGCTCTAGACCGTTTTACAATAAAATTTTTGAGGGTATTGCAAGGCTATTTAGCCCTTTATTATAA
- a CDS encoding HD family phosphohydrolase: protein MKKFNLKNFLNTIYQNHALAYKIVLFIITTFAIVYLFPKGGHFKYEFHNGKPWQYDNLYAPFDFAIQKSEQKIEEEKETITSNKKLYFSYKEDIAKKIKSELEKSISENSQDSILANYSITRVIRFSNSIVDAIYQNGYINENDVNRAEDKELIALRKGNIISDVVFDNFLTSKEKNNLINNAFEQSRYKPLQTYLTPFFLQFLEPNIFYDEKLTDKVLQDNLNKLSYTEGLVAENERIISKGDVVEGKKLRILNSLEKEYLSQVWNQSNYNWIVFGYVLLVALALLMLLLFLQKYRPFIFENNTKVTFIFFNVFLMVLIVTLVVKYRVDYLYVVPLPILPIVIKAFFDARLGLFTHVLTVLLLGFIVPNSFEFIFLQIIAGIITILTVSELHRRANLFISISQITLVYMIAYFAFSIIQEGNMLKINGEYFILFALNGVLSFLSLFFILVYEKTFGLVSDVSLLEMSNTNSKLLRELAEKTPGTFQHSMQVANLAEASANEIGANAMLVRTGALYHDIGKMLNPKYFTENQTTTVNPHNELNPKDSAEIIINHVIDGIELAKKYRLPDRIIDFIRTHHGTSLVYYFYKQQEKNNPQDLNIEDFSYRGPIPFSKETAILMMCDAAEAASKSLKEPTAQLIDELIEKIVASQMANGQFMNADITFKEIQIIKKVIKKKLNNIYHLRIEYPE from the coding sequence ATGAAAAAATTCAATTTAAAAAATTTTCTAAATACCATATATCAAAACCATGCCCTAGCTTATAAAATAGTCCTTTTTATTATAACCACTTTTGCAATTGTTTATTTATTTCCTAAAGGGGGGCATTTTAAATATGAATTCCATAATGGCAAACCTTGGCAATATGATAATTTATATGCTCCATTTGATTTTGCTATTCAGAAGTCTGAGCAGAAAATAGAAGAAGAAAAAGAAACTATTACTTCAAATAAAAAGCTTTACTTTTCTTATAAAGAGGATATTGCCAAAAAAATTAAAAGTGAACTAGAAAAATCTATTTCTGAAAATTCACAAGATTCCATTCTTGCTAATTACAGTATTACACGTGTTATTAGGTTTTCTAATAGTATAGTTGATGCTATTTATCAAAATGGTTATATCAACGAAAATGATGTAAACAGAGCAGAGGATAAAGAACTCATTGCTTTAAGAAAAGGAAATATTATTTCAGATGTAGTGTTTGATAATTTTTTAACCTCAAAAGAAAAGAACAATTTAATCAATAACGCTTTTGAACAATCACGATACAAACCTTTGCAAACTTATCTTACGCCATTTTTTCTACAATTTTTAGAACCTAATATTTTTTATGATGAGAAATTGACCGATAAAGTGTTACAGGACAATTTAAACAAATTATCTTATACTGAAGGTTTAGTTGCTGAAAATGAAAGAATTATATCCAAAGGCGATGTAGTTGAAGGTAAAAAATTACGCATCCTCAATTCATTAGAAAAGGAATACCTATCGCAAGTGTGGAATCAATCAAACTATAATTGGATTGTTTTTGGTTATGTTCTCCTTGTGGCTCTAGCCTTGTTAATGCTATTGTTATTCTTACAAAAATACAGACCTTTTATTTTTGAGAACAACACGAAAGTTACCTTTATATTTTTCAATGTTTTTTTGATGGTTTTAATTGTAACCTTGGTTGTGAAGTATAGGGTAGATTACCTATATGTTGTCCCTTTACCTATTTTACCCATTGTAATTAAAGCCTTCTTTGATGCACGTTTAGGTTTGTTTACACATGTTTTGACTGTTTTACTGCTTGGTTTTATAGTACCCAATAGCTTTGAATTTATCTTTTTACAGATTATTGCCGGTATCATTACCATTTTAACTGTTTCTGAGCTACACAGAAGGGCAAATTTATTTATATCCATTAGCCAAATTACATTGGTATATATGATTGCTTATTTCGCTTTTTCAATTATTCAAGAAGGTAATATGCTTAAAATTAATGGAGAATATTTTATCCTTTTTGCATTAAATGGGGTATTATCCTTTTTATCACTGTTCTTTATTTTGGTATATGAAAAAACGTTTGGATTGGTATCTGATGTGTCGTTGTTGGAAATGTCAAATACAAACTCTAAATTATTAAGAGAGTTGGCTGAGAAAACTCCTGGTACTTTTCAGCACTCAATGCAAGTAGCAAACTTGGCAGAAGCCTCTGCAAATGAAATTGGTGCAAATGCTATGTTGGTGCGTACAGGAGCATTGTATCATGATATTGGTAAAATGTTGAACCCAAAATATTTTACTGAAAACCAAACCACTACGGTTAATCCGCATAATGAACTAAACCCAAAGGATAGTGCAGAAATAATCATTAACCATGTAATTGATGGTATTGAATTGGCCAAAAAATATAGACTGCCCGATAGGATAATCGATTTTATACGTACTCACCATGGTACCTCTTTAGTGTATTACTTTTATAAACAACAAGAAAAGAACAATCCACAAGATTTGAATATCGAAGATTTTTCATATCGTGGTCCTATTCCGTTTTCAAAAGAAACTGCTATTTTAATGATGTGCGATGCTGCAGAAGCTGCATCAAAAAGCTTAAAGGAGCCCACAGCTCAATTAATTGATGAACTAATCGAAAAAATTGTAGCTAGCCAAATGGCAAACGGTCAGTTTATGAATGCCGATATTACTTTTAAAGAAATTCAAATTATTAAAAAAGTAATTAAGAAGAAACTGAACAACATTTACCATTTACGGATTGAGTATCCAGAGTAG
- a CDS encoding acetyl-CoA C-acyltransferase, whose product MQEVVIVSAVRTPIGSFLGSLSSISATKLGAIAIKGALTKINLKADMVDEVLMGSVLQANLGQAPAKQAALFAGIPNNVPCTTVNKVCASGMKTIMQAAQAIQLGDAEIVVAGGMENMSMVPHYLQGRRGKKMGLIGMEDGLLKDGLTNVYDGKHMGTCGDLCAVEHEFSREDQDNFAITSYKRAAKAWEEGKFKDEIVPVEVPQRKGDPLIIDEDEEYKNVIMEKIPNLRPVFSKEGTVTAANASTLNDGAAALVLMSKEKAAELNLTPLATIKGYADASLEPELFTVAPAKALPKAIAKANTSLDDIDYFEFNEAFSVVGLANTKLLGLNSAKVNVNGGAVSLGHPLGCSGARIVVTLINVLKQNNGKLGAAAICNGGGGASAIVIENN is encoded by the coding sequence ATGCAAGAAGTTGTAATTGTTTCAGCAGTAAGAACTCCAATTGGAAGTTTTTTAGGAAGTTTATCAAGTATTTCAGCTACTAAATTAGGAGCTATTGCCATTAAAGGTGCTTTAACTAAGATAAATTTAAAAGCAGATATGGTAGATGAAGTACTAATGGGTTCTGTTTTGCAAGCCAATTTAGGGCAAGCACCAGCGAAACAAGCTGCATTATTTGCAGGGATACCCAATAATGTTCCTTGCACAACTGTAAATAAAGTTTGTGCATCTGGTATGAAAACCATAATGCAAGCTGCCCAAGCTATACAATTAGGAGATGCTGAAATTGTTGTTGCCGGCGGTATGGAAAATATGTCAATGGTCCCTCATTACTTGCAAGGCAGAAGAGGAAAAAAAATGGGATTAATTGGTATGGAAGACGGATTATTAAAAGACGGGCTTACCAATGTTTATGATGGAAAACATATGGGCACTTGTGGTGATTTATGTGCTGTAGAGCATGAGTTTTCTAGAGAAGATCAAGATAATTTTGCCATAACTTCATACAAAAGAGCTGCAAAAGCATGGGAAGAAGGTAAATTTAAAGATGAAATAGTTCCTGTAGAAGTACCTCAACGCAAAGGAGACCCTCTAATTATTGATGAAGATGAAGAATATAAGAATGTAATAATGGAAAAAATTCCTAATCTAAGACCTGTTTTTAGTAAAGAAGGTACAGTTACCGCTGCTAATGCTTCTACACTAAATGATGGTGCTGCTGCCCTAGTACTAATGAGTAAAGAAAAAGCTGCTGAATTAAATTTAACACCATTAGCAACCATTAAAGGCTATGCCGACGCTTCCTTAGAACCTGAATTGTTTACCGTTGCTCCCGCTAAAGCGTTACCTAAGGCAATTGCAAAAGCAAACACATCGCTAGATGATATCGATTATTTCGAATTTAATGAAGCTTTTTCGGTAGTAGGTTTGGCAAATACAAAATTATTGGGCTTAAATTCTGCTAAAGTTAATGTAAATGGTGGAGCCGTTTCGCTGGGTCATCCTTTGGGATGTTCAGGAGCTAGAATTGTAGTTACACTGATAAATGTACTAAAACAAAATAATGGTAAATTAGGTGCCGCGGCTATCTGTAACGGCGGTGGTGGTGCGAGTGCCATAGTAATTGAAAACAACTAA